From uncultured Desulfobacter sp.:
TCCTAACCACGATGACCAAAGAAATCTATATGCTGGCCAGATTGCATTATGATTTGTTGGATCCAGAAAAAATACATCGGGTATTTTTAAAGCTTCGTTGTATGAAACATGATCCGTTTCGAGATAGATGGGTATGGCTGTATGAGGCGGAGGCCAAGAGATTGAAGTTCAAGGGCGCTTATAAGGATATTCCTATTGAAAGAAGGCCGATCGTCCTTGGGTCTTTTTTCTTCCGGGACAAGGGGGAAATGGTTCTGGATCTCAATTCTTTTGATCGGGCCATCCAGGCAGTCATATTTTTTAACAAATATTTACCAAGAAAAGCCGCTAAGGTTAAAGATATTACTATTTTGAACAAGTTTCATGATGCTTCGAAAGGCTTTGTTCCTAAACACCAGGATTATTTCGATAAGGGGTTGGAGGAGGTGTTTGATCCCGATGGCCTGATCGACGACCTGAAGAGGGCTACGTCCATTATCGAGAACCCTATGGAAAAAGCCAATGCCGCATATTCCCTAATGATGGAAAAGTCCCAGAAATCCATTTTGGAAGTTGAACGTATGCCTGTTCATTTCTATGAAGATGGGATATCCAGTCTAAAGGCGCGTCTCTCCATGCGGGAAATGATTGCCATGCAGCATTGGCAAGGAAATAACGATTACTCGTTTAATAATGTGTTCGAGCAGATTTTGCCACTGATGCAGCCATTACCGAAACCCGAAAAATAGAGGGGTGAGAGAATTAGGTCAGGCCTTAATTATTGATTTATAATCAATGAATGCACAGGATAAACCGGTGACTATCCCGTTTACGGCGGCTTCGTCGCCGTGAACAAATAATTGGATCTTAAGGCCGGCAAGTATCCTTAATGCCATTCTCGGGTGCGACATTTGACTATGTTACAGCAGTGGAGACCTATTATTTCTGGCCTGATAACAACACAACGAAGTGAGTAAAACGAGACACGGCCAAATGACAGGCTTTTTGGGGAAGCATAAGAGGCTGCTACTGCATAAATTTTTTAAAATTTTTCGGATGGGCACCTCGTGGCTGATGTTATGATTAAGACCTCATCTTCTTTCGTCAAAAGCCGGTGGTCGGGTGAGCAAGTGGTGAAAGTGGATGACATTGGGCTAGGCCATGGAAACAATAAGATCTACCATAGGGCTTGTCTTTTTACCCGTCTTCTTCGTTGCATCAATGGGCACATATTTCGAATATGCTCCCATTAATGCGCCTTGAAGACGGGCAAAATTCCTTCGCCCTATTGGTGGATTTTAAAATTTCCATGGCCCTTAAAAAGCTTAAAGGTGCAAACACAAATTTGAACCAAAGGTGTATAAAATGCGTGGACAAAAATGGTACCGAACTGCGATCAGACATTTTTTATTCATAACGAGCCTTTTATTCGGTTTGATTGCCTGGTTTCCCTTGAACAGTGCCGCCGCCAACGTCAATGAGGCCCATTCGTTACAGGAGAAGGCCATTGAGCGAATTGAGCGCTATGTAGACCACTTTCGACGAACTTTTGACCGCAATTCGTTGCGTTACGAACTGATCCGGGCCCAGGACGAACTTGAGGACAGCATTCGCATTTTTGGTCTTGGCGGTATTCAGAAAGAGACGGCGTATTCACTGGTAAAGCTCGGAGATATCCGCCGTTACCTCGACAACTGGGATTCCGCCATCAGCACCTATGAGCAGGCAGCACGCCTGGCGCGTGGTGCGGGTGCCCCTGCGGTTGAATGCAAAGCTCTGCTCGGTATCTCTCGCGCCTATCTGTACGGTAAAAAGACGGCGGGACCAGCATTCGAGGTCGTCCATGACGCACTGCCGCTGGCGCAAAAGGTTGATGACCCCACCTATATATTCGATGTCTGGGATCTGTTGGCCCAGATTCAGTTGACCCAGGGTGACTATATCGGAGCTGCGGATTCGATGAACCGGGCGTTTTACGTCCAGGATGCGATTAAGGATGACAAGCTTCTTTATTACGGCTACCTGGATCGAGCCGAGGTTTATCAAAAATTTGCAGAGAAATGTGACTATCAGCGTGACTTCAATCCCTGCCTGGATGCAGTCGATAGAGCGCAAAGAGACTATCAGGCGGCCCTGGCACTGGCCAGGAAGCTGCAATGGGCCGGGCTCGCCGAGCAGACGCAGAACTTCATCCAGCGTTTGGAGATTCGCAAGCAAATGATTCAAAGCCAGCAGAGCATGCACAAGCTCATGATTGAAAGCAGGATATTCTCACCACGTAAAGCAGAAGACGTGGTCGTCAGTGAGCGTTTTACGGCAGGGAAAAATCCGCACCTGACAGGTTTGTTTGCCTGGCTTGAAAACCAGGGCGGGCTGCCTCCTTTGACGGATGCACGGGGTGCTTATATAAGAGGGCTGCTCAACGAAAGCGCGGGAAATATCGACGAGGCGGTCGAGTGGTACCTGCGCGCAACCGATCTGCTGGAAGAGGATCGGGGATTTCTTTTCGAAGAAAGCGCGCGCGGCGCTTACGTGGAAGATAAAGTCGAATTTTATAACACGGCCATATTGCATCTGCTTGATCGACAACGGATGCAGGAAGCATTCGATCTGATGGAGCGCTCGCGCTCGCGGGTCATGTCGGACTTGATTGCAACCAAGGATATCGCAATGTCTTCACCTCGTGAACGCGTGCTCTACGCCGACAGACTGCAGCTGCATGGCCGAATCGCACAAATCCAGGCATGCCTCTATGCTTTGCGAAACGGAAAGCAGGTGGAACCAACCTGCAGCAAGGTGATCGATATTAAAGCCGCCGCCGGAAAAGCCGACCGGGGGATCGCATTGGTTGAAGGAGAAGGCGCAGAACCCGCTGTAGATAATTCCGGCATAAATATTTCCGATTTGGAAAATATCCTCAAGCGGCTGCAGGATCAATACAATGCCGTCCACGATCGTATGGTAAGAGAAACACCGAGGCTGGCTCGCCTGGTGAAATCCGAACCCGTAACCCTGGGTAAGCTGCAAAAGATACTGGCTGGCGACGGCAGTGAAATGATCATGTATTTGTCCTTGGAAAGTCAGGTTATCGTATGGCACATAGGGCCTGATTCGATATATGTACGCTCCGTATTTCTGCCGCGTTCGGCATTGAAGGACAAAATCGAACGTCTCCGAAAAACCCTGCTTGATCCAAGGCATCCCTACGATACGTCGCTTGCTCACGAACTGTTTCTCTATCTCATAGCACCTGTTTTGAACAGGATAAAGTCCGATCATTTGGTCATTGTGCCGCACGAGGACTTGCATTATCTGCCGTTCCAAGCCTTGCAGATGGAATTGGCGAATGGATTTCTTGGTGAAGCATACCAGATCAGCTATGTGCCCAGCGCAACGATACTGGCATCCCTGGCGCCGTCGACGGCACTTGAACAACCCAGCCTTTTGGCTGTTGCAGACCCTTCACTCCGGTACGCACCCGCCGAGGTTCGCGCGATTGGAGAACGTTTTTTCGGCCATGTAATGGCAGAGCGTCTGCCGACGGAAACCGAGGTCAAGGCCTGGATGCCTGCTAAGGGTCTGGTGCATCTGGCCGTGCACGGGAGCTTTGCGGCTGACGAGCCGCTTTTGTCTTACCTTCATTTAAAGCCTGGAAAAAGCGATGATGGTCATTTAACGGCGGCCGAAATGTACGGATTGCCGCTTGATTCCGCCAGGCTCGTGGTGCTCAGCGCCTGTGAAACCGGTAATGTCAGAGCGACCCATGCCAGCGAGGTGATCGGCATGATGAGAGGTCTCATTTTTGCGGGTGCCGATGCCCTGCTTCTTTCCGCTTGGAAAATTGATGACAAAGCAACATCCGAGTGGATGCAGGCATTCTACGCCGCCGCAATTTCAAAGTCCCCGGCCGAAGCAGCCCGGGCAGCTGTGAGAGATCTGCGGCGAAAACCGGGTTATCAACATCCATTTTACTGGAGTCCGTTTTTGTTAATCAGCAGGTAGCAGCACTGGTTCAGTTCAATAGGCAATCTATCCATCTGAAAGTATTAAAGGCTCGTACTGAAGGAATGGCTTTCAATGCAACTTGCAGGGTTTTCGGTATCGCTAAAAACAGTCTCATTTCTTGGGGAAATTTTTTTTTGGTTTAAAGCATACGTTGCTTATCTATTCAATGTCACACTCATTCATCCAGTCAGTTATTGAAGGCGGTGAATTAGTATTAATCATTGATTCGTACATTTTTTCTTTTATGGGGTGGGGAACTCCTATATATTAGTTTATAGATAACAACCATGATTTCTGAAAAAATAAAAGAAAAATACGAACATGCCCCCCATGCCCCCGGGGTTTATCTCATGCGGGATAAAAAGGGAAATATTCTTTATGTGGGCAAGGCCAAGGATTTAAAAAAACGGTTGGCCTCATACTTTGTAAAAAAGGACCAGCCCGAGCCCAAGACCGCAGCGCTTCTGGCCCTGGTGGCCGACTTTGAGTTGGTGGTCACCCAGTCCGATCAAGAGGCTTTTATCCTGGAATCCAACCTGATCAAAGAGAATTCCCCCAAATATAATGTCATCCTTAAAGACGGCAAAAATTATCCGTTACTGCGCATTGACATGAATGAACAGTATCCGTCGATCCAGCGGGTGCGTCGCATTGAAAAGGATAAGGCCTTGTATTTCGGGCCGTATTCTTCCTCCAAGAGTGTGAACCAGGCCTTAAAGCAGATCCAGCGGATTTTTAAACTTCGAAAATGTAAAGACGCTCAGTTTAAAAACAGGTCCCGGCCCTGTCTGAATTATCAGATCAAGGCGTGCCTGGGGATTTGCTGTAATGAGGTGGACCCCAAAGAGTACCAGGCCAGGGTTAAGGATGCGGTATTATTTCTTCGGGGGCGGACCCGGGAGGTGATTAAGAAGCTGCGCCTTGAGATGGCAGAGTTCGCCAGGGACCAAGCCTTTGAAAAGGCGGCCCAGGCCCGGGATACCATCTTTGCCGTGGAGCGAATCATGGAGCGCCAGGTGGTGGTGTGTGCGGACGGACAGGACCGGGATGTGCTTGGGCTTGCCTGGGTTCGGGACCGGGCTGTGGTGACCGTAATGCAGGTAAGGTCCGGGCATCTGATAAACACGACTTATTACCCTTTGGATCTGGGATTTAAGAAACCGGATGAGGTGCTGGCCGCCTTTGTGACCCAGTATTATGAGAAAGCCGCCCAGATTCCGGGATCCGTCCTGTTCAGTCATCCGTCAGACGACATGACCCAGGCTGAAGCCCGACTTAATGAGGTGGCTGATCACCGGGTATATTTTTATTATCCGGTCCGGGGGGAAAAGAAACGGCTTGCTGACATGGCCCGGCTTAATGCAAAGGGCGAGCTTGAAAAAATTTTGGCCAGGGAAGAGGAGGCCCGGGCAGGGATTACCATGCTCCAGCACCTTCTGGGTATGGACCGGCCGCCCGAACGTATGGAGTGTTTTGACAACTCCAATCTCCAGGGAAAAGATCCTGTGGCGGCCATGGTGGTGTTCACCGGTGGTAGGCCTGATAAGAATGCCTACCGTAAATTTATTATAAAGGGCATTGAGCAGCAGGATGACTATGCGTATATGACCCATGTGCTCTCCCGCCGATTCCGGCATGACCGGGAAAATATGCCCCTGCCGGACCTGCTGGTGGTGGATGGCGGCAAAGGACAGTTGTCCATGGCTGTGAGCGTGATCAGGGAACTGGGGCTGGAGGGGCAACTTACCCTGGCAGGCCTTGCCAAAAAGGATGCGGACAAGGGCGAAAAGGCAGACAAGGTTTACCTGCCGGGACGGTCCAATCCGTTGAACACCGCCCAGTCTGCCAAGGCGCTTTTTCTTTTAGAACAGATTCGGGATGAGGCCCACAGATCTGCCATTACGTTCCAGCGCTCCCGCAGGGAAAAGCGGGGAAAACTGTCCGTCCTTGACGGTATCCCCGGCATTGGGCCGAAAAAAAAGAAGCTGCTGCTCACCACCTTCAAAGGCATTGATAATATCCGAAGCCGGTCGCCGGAAGAACTTGCCGCTCTCCCCGGCATTACGCCGGCAATGGCAAAAAATCTGCTCAAAATGTTGTCTGAATAAGCTCCATCTCAGAGTGGACATTTATGCTCAACTGTTTTATTACACATCGTTTTGTTTCGACAAAATTTCATAATTGTATTATGATCCAAATTTTTGGCGAAAACCCAATTAACAACGGACCCGTCAGATTCAAAGAACTGAGGGCCGGGAGAAGAAAATGAACGACAGGTTTGAGGACGACAACACTCAGAATACTGACCAGGGAACTAATGAGATGAGCTTTGAGCAGATGCTTGATGCCTATGATTCAAAAATCGGCCGGGAATTTAAGCCCGGGGATATGGTGGAAGGACAGATCATCGCCATTGGAGAAAACTCGATTTACCTGGATACGGGAACAAAGTCTGATGGTGTGGTGGATAAGTCCGAGCTGTTGGATGAAAATGGTGAATTTCAATATTCAGTGGGTGATATCCTTAAACTGTATGTGGTTTCCTTGAGCGAAAGCGAAGTGATTTTGTCTAAGGCGGTTTCCGGGGCCGGGATGGCTGCCATGATTGAGGATGCCTATCACGGGCGCACCCCTGTTGAAGGACGGGTGACAGGCGTTGTTAAAGGCGGTTTCTCCGTGGATGTCTTGGGCAAACGGGCGTTTTGCCCGGTGAGCCAGATTGATGTCAAATACGTGGAAGTTCCCGAGGATTATGAGGGTCAGACCCACCACTTTCTGATTACGCGATATGAGGAAAGAGGCAAAAATATTGTTGTCTCCCGCAGGGAACTTCTCAACGAACAGATCAAGGAAGAACGTGAAGCATTCATGAAAGAACTGGCCGAAGGGGATACGGTTCAGGGCAAGGTGATTAAGCTGATGTCCTACGGCGCTTTTATTGAGCTTGCGCCTGGCGTGGAAGGCATGGCTCATATTTCCGAATTGAGCTGGTCCCGGGTGGAAAAGCCTGAAGAAGTGGTTCGGGTGGATGATATCCTGCCTGTCAAGGTGCTGAAGATTGAAAAAGCCCTTTCCGACTCCCCCAAAATTTCCCTTTCCATTAAACAGACCTCGGGCAACCCCTGGGATAACATCGGTACCACGTTCAGTACCGGAGACCAGGTCAGCGGTAAAGTGGTCCGTCTAACTTCTTTCGGGGCTTTTGTGGAGATTGCCCCGGGTATTGACGGTCTGGTCCATATATCTGAAATGAGCCATGTGAAAAGGGTCCTGCGCCCTGAGGACGAGGTCCGTGTCGGTGAGACCATTCAGGTGATGATCAAGGCCATTGACATGGACAGTAAGCGGATTTCACTAAGCATGAAAGATGCAGCCGGAGATCCCTGGACCGGTGTTCTGGCCAAATATCCCGCGGGCAGTGTTGTGGACGGCACCCTTGAGAAAAAGGAAGGCTTTGGACTGTTTATCCGTTTGGAACCCGGTATTACAGGCCTGATGCCTATGTCAAATCTGCGGCAGTCCGCAAATGCAGGGAAAATTGAGTCTCTGAAACCCGGGGATGCGTTACAGGTCCTGGTTCAGGAGGTGGATGAGGATAACCGGCGTATGACCCTGGCGCCCCCGGACCAGAAATCCTCAGGCAATTGGAAGCAGTTTGCAAAAAGTGCCAAGGGTGGTTCTTCCTTTGGGTCCATGGAAAGCATTTTGCGCGCAGCCCTGGAAAAAAAGAAATAGGTTTGCGTCTTGTGCTTTAACATGTCAGCAATGTTTATCACTGATTTTGACGGCACCCTGCTCACGGACCACAGACATATCCGTGGCCGGGATCTGGATACCCTGGCCGGGTTGAGATCTGCCGGTGTAGTCACGGTCATTGCCACAGGGCGCAGCCTTTATTCCTTCAGGCGCGCCCTTAAGCACATGGAACTTGGCCCGGAAGAGTTGCCCCTGGATTATCTGATTTTTTCCACCGGTGCCGGTATCATGGCCTGGCCCGGGGATGATTTGATCCGTTCGTGTTCCATTCCTAAAGATGGGGTTTGGGAAATTGCAGCATGCTTTGATCGTCTTGGCTTTGATTATATGATCCACAAGGCCATTCCCGATACCTCATATTTTTTGTATAAATTTATATCCGGCCGCAATGCGGATTTTACCCGGCGAATAGAAATGTATTCGGGTTTTGGGACCCCCCTCGAAACGGGCAACACGATTTATGACCAGTCCACTGAAGTCCTGGCCATTGTGCCCGACAGATTTTCCCGGGAGCAGCTGAATGCACTTCGCCGTGAACTGTCCAGATTCAGCGTAATTCAAGCCACCTCTCCTTTGGACCATAAATCTTCGTGGATAGAGGTTTTTCCTTTGGGGGTAAGCAAGAGTGCGTCATCCCAATGGCTGGCCCGGCATCTTGGTGTCGGCCGGGGAATGGTGACTGCTGTGGGAAACGATTACAATGACGAAGACCTTCTGGACTGGGCAGGGCAGGGCTTTTTGATGGATAACAGTCCGGAGGTCATGAAAAACAAGTTTTTATCTTTGGGCTCTAACAATGAATGTGGGGTGAGCCTGGTCGCAAAGTCGGCAGGACTTCTAAATAAAGCTTTTCGAGTCCCTTAAAGTCCTTTATCCTTTAATCTGGATCACTTTCTGTTTTTTCAAAATTGAGGTCCGGGTAAAGTTTATCGCAGCAGTCCGGGCAGACACCGTGGGAAAATATCAAGTGATCAAAGGCTTTTTCAATCGTTTTCCACAGATTGTCCTCTCCCCTGATTTTTTTGCAGTTGGCGCAGATGGCAATGGCATGTTCGGGCATGTCCTGGGGATATTTGATGAATTGTTCGTATTGGCGCTGAAGTTCAATGCGCCGGGATATGTCCCTGGCCATGATAATAGCACCGGTGTCGGTTTGATCCTTACTCTGGTTGATGGGACTGCAGGTTAGTTCCACATGTACGGGGAGTTCGTTTGCATGCACCAGTTGAATCTCATACCGGCTGGTTTTTTTGCCTTTTTTCCGGATCTGGGTCTGTTCAAGTATCGTTAAGAAGCTGTCCCGGGTAGAGATTTGCTCAAGATTCATTGATATAAGTCTGTCTGCCGGATAGCCCATCATTTTGCAAAATGCCGGATTGACAAAGGTGATATTCTCCTGGGCATCTACGGTGAGTACGCCTTCTGCAATTTGTTCGGTAATGGTCCTGTATTGTTTTTCTTTTTTTTTCAGCTGTTCGCTGTATGCCTTGTTTTCGTGAGCCAGTCGCCGGTTTTCAAATACTTTGCTTACCACATGAATAATGATGTCCAGGTCAATTATGGGTTTGGAAATATAGTCCTTGGCGCCCATTTGAAGGGCATGAATGACATCCTGTTTTTTACCGGCGCCTGAAATGACAATCATGGGCAGATCCGGATCAGATTCATGGATGGTACGCATGACCTCAAGGCCGTCCATGACCGGCATTCGCAGATCCGTGATGACCATGTCCACGTTTTCCCGGAAAAAAAGATCCAGCCCCACATGCCCGTTTTCTGCCGTAAAAACCCGGTATCCCTCATCCTCGAATAGAAGACCCAGGCTTTCTCTGATGGAGATCTCATCGTCTATGATGAGAAGCGTTTCCTGGTGCATAGTTGTAATTTATTCACCCCGGATTGGGTTGAAATATTTTATTGAGAAAGAGTACTATACCAGAACCTGGAACAAATGTAAATCAAAGATCTTTAATTAATTGCACCATATCCCTGACTGCTGTGTCCATGCCTGTCATGACAGCCTTTGAGATGATGGCATGTCCGATGCTGTATTCAGTAATCTCCGGCAGTCCCTTAAACGCCTTGATTGAATGGTAGCAAATTCCATGTCCGGCATGAACGCCTAAGTTCAGGCGGGCACCGATTTTTGCCGCATCCACAATCCTTGTATATTCCCTTTCCTGATCATACGACGTTGTGGCATCGCAGAATGCGCCGGTATGGATTTCAATGGAATCGGCATCAATTTTGTGGGCCATTTTGATCTGGTCCAGGTCAGGGTCAATGAAAATGCAGACTTTGATTCCGGCATTTTGCAGAGTGATTATGGCCTGGCGGATGTGTTCCATATGGGTAATTACATCAAGTCCGCCTTCGGTGGTAATCTCTTCTCTTTTTTCAGGTACCAGGGTGACGGTTTCGGGTTTGATGTCCAGGGCAATGCCCAGCATTTCACTGGTGGCTGCCATTTCAAGTATCAACCGGGTTTTTATTGTCTGGGAAATCAGCCGGACATCTCGTTCCTGGATGTGGCGGCGGTCTTCCCGCAGATGTACCACAATGGCATCTGCCCCGGCGGTTTCCGCGGCCAGGGCCGCTTGAACCGGTTCCGGGAATTTGGCGCCTCTTGCCTGGCGCAGGGTTGCCACATGGTCTACATTTACTGCTAATTCAGCCATATTAATATCCTTTCATTCTTTTTAGAATGCGGTCAGATCGATATTTTTTTCTATGAGCCTGAGAAGTTCCAGGCTTTTTTCTTCCATTTCCAGGGCCTGCTTCTCACCCAATTCGTGGTCAAACCCAATCAGGTGAAGAATGCCGTGTATCAATAATTGAGAAATCCGCTCATCCGTGGAAATTCCTGCCGCTATGGCCTCGGCCTGTGCCGCATCAAGGGAGATCACCACATCCCCGAGAAGTCCCGGGGTGATCTCTGAAAATTCTCCCTCCTGCATGGGAAAGGAGAGCACATTGGTGGGGGCGTCTTTGCCCCGGTATGTCCGGTTCAAATCCCTGACCTGGGCATCATCCGTGATCACAATGGAAATTTCGTGGTTATCACAGCCCAAGGCGTTTAAGATCTGTTCGGTCTTTTTGTACAGGGGGGCTGTTGGCAGCCTCTCCTCTTGGCGGTTGTCTATCAGTATCTTTAGGTTTTCCATTCTTCTTATCCTGCTTTTTATCTTGAGGCTTGTCCGTGTACTCAATGCGGCTGTGATAAATAGAAGTTAAAATATTATTAAAACTTTTGGCGATCTGGTGCAGATCTTTCAGGGTCATTTCGCACTCTTCGAGCTGGCCGTCTGCAAATATGTCATTGATCAGCTCTGTTACACGGCCCTTTATTCTGGCTGGGGTAGGGCGCTCAAGTGCCCGGGTTGCGGCTTCTGCCACATCTGCGAGCATGACAATACCGGCCTCCCTTGTCTGGGGTTTGGGGCCCGGGTATCTGAAATCATCTTCATTAATGTTCTCATTTCCAGCTTTCCGGCTTTTGTTATAAAAATATTTTATCAGGGATGTGCCGTGGTGCTGGCTAATGCCCTCCACAATTTCATTGCCCAGTTTGTATTTTTTGGCCATTTCAACGCCTTTTTTAACATGGCCGATGAGAATCAATGCAGACATGGACGGGGAAAGCTTGTCATGGCGGTTCCGCCCGTCAGACTGATTTTCAATGAAATACATGGTTTTGTCCAGTTTGCCGATGTCATGATAATATGCCATGACCTTGGCCTTGAGACTGTCTGCATGGATGGCGGATGCGGCAGCTTCCGCAAGGGTTGCCACAATGACACTGTGATTGTAGGTGCCCGGGGCCTCGATCATTAATTTTTTGATCAGGGGCTGATCCAGATTTGAAAATTCCAGCAGTTTTGCCGCCGTGGTGTAATTGAACAGGACTTCGATTAACGGTGTGAAGCCCACTGTAAGAATGGCCGCAAATACACCGCCGCCAATGGCCATTGTTACCTGTTTAAGCAATGTTCCCCAGGGCAGTACCTGAGACGGCATGAAAAACCCCAAAGCAATGGCAAGGCATGCATTGAACAATGCCAGTTTGAACCCGGCAACAATGAAATGGTGACGTTCGTTGCGTTCCTTGATCCAGTAAGCCGCTGTGATACTGGACAGAAAAAAGAACAAAAAGACCTGGAACCCGCAGCCAAAGGATATGGTGCATAAACTGCAAAGCACCAAAGAAAAATACAGGGCAATGTCAAACCCCAGGAAAATGCAGGTGATCATGCCTGCGGCCGGCAAAGGTACCACCATATATATTGCTCTTGAGGCTATTTTACTGGACATTTCCGGATTTGAGGCGTGGGCAATATACACTGCGAGCTCGGTAAACCCGATATAAAGTAAAAGGCCCAGGGTCAGAAAGGTCATGTGTTTGTTCATGTCCTGGCCAAGCTTTGGATGATCTTTGAGGTAAAGGAAATAAACCACAAGAAGTAACAGGCTGGTGAACATACAGATTCCGATAATGGTCATGATGACATCTTTATCCTCGACCTGTTCACTTA
This genomic window contains:
- a CDS encoding CHAT domain-containing protein codes for the protein MRGQKWYRTAIRHFLFITSLLFGLIAWFPLNSAAANVNEAHSLQEKAIERIERYVDHFRRTFDRNSLRYELIRAQDELEDSIRIFGLGGIQKETAYSLVKLGDIRRYLDNWDSAISTYEQAARLARGAGAPAVECKALLGISRAYLYGKKTAGPAFEVVHDALPLAQKVDDPTYIFDVWDLLAQIQLTQGDYIGAADSMNRAFYVQDAIKDDKLLYYGYLDRAEVYQKFAEKCDYQRDFNPCLDAVDRAQRDYQAALALARKLQWAGLAEQTQNFIQRLEIRKQMIQSQQSMHKLMIESRIFSPRKAEDVVVSERFTAGKNPHLTGLFAWLENQGGLPPLTDARGAYIRGLLNESAGNIDEAVEWYLRATDLLEEDRGFLFEESARGAYVEDKVEFYNTAILHLLDRQRMQEAFDLMERSRSRVMSDLIATKDIAMSSPRERVLYADRLQLHGRIAQIQACLYALRNGKQVEPTCSKVIDIKAAAGKADRGIALVEGEGAEPAVDNSGINISDLENILKRLQDQYNAVHDRMVRETPRLARLVKSEPVTLGKLQKILAGDGSEMIMYLSLESQVIVWHIGPDSIYVRSVFLPRSALKDKIERLRKTLLDPRHPYDTSLAHELFLYLIAPVLNRIKSDHLVIVPHEDLHYLPFQALQMELANGFLGEAYQISYVPSATILASLAPSTALEQPSLLAVADPSLRYAPAEVRAIGERFFGHVMAERLPTETEVKAWMPAKGLVHLAVHGSFAADEPLLSYLHLKPGKSDDGHLTAAEMYGLPLDSARLVVLSACETGNVRATHASEVIGMMRGLIFAGADALLLSAWKIDDKATSEWMQAFYAAAISKSPAEAARAAVRDLRRKPGYQHPFYWSPFLLISR
- the uvrC gene encoding excinuclease ABC subunit UvrC, with product MISEKIKEKYEHAPHAPGVYLMRDKKGNILYVGKAKDLKKRLASYFVKKDQPEPKTAALLALVADFELVVTQSDQEAFILESNLIKENSPKYNVILKDGKNYPLLRIDMNEQYPSIQRVRRIEKDKALYFGPYSSSKSVNQALKQIQRIFKLRKCKDAQFKNRSRPCLNYQIKACLGICCNEVDPKEYQARVKDAVLFLRGRTREVIKKLRLEMAEFARDQAFEKAAQARDTIFAVERIMERQVVVCADGQDRDVLGLAWVRDRAVVTVMQVRSGHLINTTYYPLDLGFKKPDEVLAAFVTQYYEKAAQIPGSVLFSHPSDDMTQAEARLNEVADHRVYFYYPVRGEKKRLADMARLNAKGELEKILAREEEARAGITMLQHLLGMDRPPERMECFDNSNLQGKDPVAAMVVFTGGRPDKNAYRKFIIKGIEQQDDYAYMTHVLSRRFRHDRENMPLPDLLVVDGGKGQLSMAVSVIRELGLEGQLTLAGLAKKDADKGEKADKVYLPGRSNPLNTAQSAKALFLLEQIRDEAHRSAITFQRSRREKRGKLSVLDGIPGIGPKKKKLLLTTFKGIDNIRSRSPEELAALPGITPAMAKNLLKMLSE
- a CDS encoding 30S ribosomal protein S1, which codes for MNDRFEDDNTQNTDQGTNEMSFEQMLDAYDSKIGREFKPGDMVEGQIIAIGENSIYLDTGTKSDGVVDKSELLDENGEFQYSVGDILKLYVVSLSESEVILSKAVSGAGMAAMIEDAYHGRTPVEGRVTGVVKGGFSVDVLGKRAFCPVSQIDVKYVEVPEDYEGQTHHFLITRYEERGKNIVVSRRELLNEQIKEEREAFMKELAEGDTVQGKVIKLMSYGAFIELAPGVEGMAHISELSWSRVEKPEEVVRVDDILPVKVLKIEKALSDSPKISLSIKQTSGNPWDNIGTTFSTGDQVSGKVVRLTSFGAFVEIAPGIDGLVHISEMSHVKRVLRPEDEVRVGETIQVMIKAIDMDSKRISLSMKDAAGDPWTGVLAKYPAGSVVDGTLEKKEGFGLFIRLEPGITGLMPMSNLRQSANAGKIESLKPGDALQVLVQEVDEDNRRMTLAPPDQKSSGNWKQFAKSAKGGSSFGSMESILRAALEKKK
- a CDS encoding HAD family hydrolase produces the protein MSAMFITDFDGTLLTDHRHIRGRDLDTLAGLRSAGVVTVIATGRSLYSFRRALKHMELGPEELPLDYLIFSTGAGIMAWPGDDLIRSCSIPKDGVWEIAACFDRLGFDYMIHKAIPDTSYFLYKFISGRNADFTRRIEMYSGFGTPLETGNTIYDQSTEVLAIVPDRFSREQLNALRRELSRFSVIQATSPLDHKSSWIEVFPLGVSKSASSQWLARHLGVGRGMVTAVGNDYNDEDLLDWAGQGFLMDNSPEVMKNKFLSLGSNNECGVSLVAKSAGLLNKAFRVP
- a CDS encoding response regulator, yielding MHQETLLIIDDEISIRESLGLLFEDEGYRVFTAENGHVGLDLFFRENVDMVITDLRMPVMDGLEVMRTIHESDPDLPMIVISGAGKKQDVIHALQMGAKDYISKPIIDLDIIIHVVSKVFENRRLAHENKAYSEQLKKKEKQYRTITEQIAEGVLTVDAQENITFVNPAFCKMMGYPADRLISMNLEQISTRDSFLTILEQTQIRKKGKKTSRYEIQLVHANELPVHVELTCSPINQSKDQTDTGAIIMARDISRRIELQRQYEQFIKYPQDMPEHAIAICANCKKIRGEDNLWKTIEKAFDHLIFSHGVCPDCCDKLYPDLNFEKTESDPD
- a CDS encoding pyridoxine 5'-phosphate synthase translates to MAELAVNVDHVATLRQARGAKFPEPVQAALAAETAGADAIVVHLREDRRHIQERDVRLISQTIKTRLILEMAATSEMLGIALDIKPETVTLVPEKREEITTEGGLDVITHMEHIRQAIITLQNAGIKVCIFIDPDLDQIKMAHKIDADSIEIHTGAFCDATTSYDQEREYTRIVDAAKIGARLNLGVHAGHGICYHSIKAFKGLPEITEYSIGHAIISKAVMTGMDTAVRDMVQLIKDL
- the ybeY gene encoding rRNA maturation RNase YbeY — translated: MENLKILIDNRQEERLPTAPLYKKTEQILNALGCDNHEISIVITDDAQVRDLNRTYRGKDAPTNVLSFPMQEGEFSEITPGLLGDVVISLDAAQAEAIAAGISTDERISQLLIHGILHLIGFDHELGEKQALEMEEKSLELLRLIEKNIDLTAF